Proteins from a single region of Apium graveolens cultivar Ventura chromosome 7, ASM990537v1, whole genome shotgun sequence:
- the LOC141675163 gene encoding SH3 domain-containing protein 2-like: MEAIRKQASKLREQVARQQQAVFKQFGAGGYGGSDFATDGAEFQQHQKLEKLYISTRAAKHFQRDIVRGVEGYIVTGSKQVEIGTKLSEDSRKYGVENTCTSGSTLSKAAVSFGRARAQMEKERGNMLKAFGTQVAEPLRAMVMGAPLEDARHLAQRYDRMRQEAEAQAIEVSRRQAKLREGAGNPDIVLKVEAAESKLHDLKSNMGILGKEATAAMAAVEAQQQRLTLQRLISMVESERAYHQRVLQILDQLESEMLSERQRIEAAPPTPNVDSNPPPPPYEEVNNVFAAMHNGSSDDMDYFLGEALYSYQAESDVELNLSIGDYIVVRKVSNNGWAEGECNGRAGWFPFGYIERRERVLASKIADLS; this comes from the exons ATGGAAGCAATTAGAAAACAAGCCTCTAAGCTCCGTGAACAAGTCGCTCGCCAACAACAG GCTGTCTTCAAGCAGTTTGGAGCTGGTGGTTATGGAGGTTCTGATTTTGCTACTGATGGGGCAGAATTTCAGCAGCACCAGAAACTTGAAAAACTATACATATCCACACGTGCTGCTAAG CATTTTCAAAGGGATATTGTGCGTGGTGTAGAAGGCTATATTGTTACTGGCTCCAAGCAAGTGGAAATAG GAACGAAGCTATCAGAAGATAGCAGAAAATATGGTGTTGAGAATACATGTACCAGTGGCAGCACATTATCAAAAGCTGCAGTAAGTTTTGGACGTGCTCGTGCTCAGATGGAGAAGGAGCGTGGAAATATGTTGAAAGCCTTTGGTACACAG GTTGCAGAACCATTAAGAGCAATGGTAATGGGAGCTCCTCTTGAAGATGCCAGACATCTTGCTCAACGTTATGATAGAATGAGACAAGAGGCCGAAGCTCAG GCCATTGAAGTGTCAAGACGACAAGCTAAATTGCGAGAAGGGGCAGGAAACCCAGACATTGTTTTGAAAGTTGAAGCAGCAGAGTCAAAGCTTCATGATCTGAAATCAAACATGGGAATACTGGGAAAGGAAGCAACTGCAGCAATGGCTGCTGTTGAAGCTCAGCAACAAAGGTTGACACTCCAGCGACTTATTTCCATG GTTGAGTCAGAGCGTGCTTATCATCAGAGAGTACTCCAGATACTTGATCAGCTTGAAAGCGAG ATGTTGTCAGAACGACAGCGAATTGAAGCAGCCCCTCCTACCCCGAACGTGGACAGTAATCCTCCACCACCTCCATATGAAGAAGTGAATAATGTTTTTGCTGCCATGCATAATGGATCCTCTGATGACATGGATTATTTTCTGGGAGAA GCTCTATACTCGTATCAAGCAGAATCTGACGTGGAGCTTAATTTGTCAATTGGTGACTACATTGTTGTTCGCAAG GTGTCTAACAATGGTTGGGCGGAAGGTGAATGTAACGGGAGAGCAGGCTGGTTTCCATTCGGATACATTGAAAGACGGGAACGAGTTCTTGCGAGCAAAATTGCTGACCTATCTTAG